A window of the Tropheryma whipplei str. Twist genome harbors these coding sequences:
- a CDS encoding aspartate kinase has product MSLIVQKYGGSSLASANNLKRVAERVSCAYYGNNRLVVVVSAMGSTTDRLLTLAHEVSVEPERRELDVLLSTGECVTASLLAMAINSIGLSARSFTAAQAGIVTDEHHCNARIITITPTPIEDALNAGEIAVVAGFQGVNRKGQVTTLGRGGSDTTAVALAAALKADRCEIYSDVEGVFTADPRIVPKARLLESIPIDHMLELSTAGARILSLRSVVFAKRHNVSVKVGSTFSDTSGTILCNEGEAMEEPVITGIATDTSQARITIVGLPDIPGSAAEVFSALSVAEVAVDNIVQNFSSSNTGFIDLSFTSPKAQGPAVTSALRENQTRIGYKDLQYDDEVGKITVVGSGIQHSADISAQLFRLLSDAKVNVEMISTSEMRISFVVRANVVAEVARLIHTSFGLDADLRAVVHSEGRV; this is encoded by the coding sequence TTGAGCCTGATAGTTCAGAAATACGGCGGGTCATCGCTTGCCAGTGCCAATAACCTCAAGAGAGTCGCCGAACGTGTTTCTTGTGCGTATTACGGTAACAATCGGCTGGTTGTTGTAGTATCTGCGATGGGGAGTACTACCGATAGGCTTCTAACTCTTGCTCATGAAGTTTCTGTTGAGCCAGAGAGACGTGAGTTGGATGTCTTACTCTCAACGGGTGAATGTGTGACGGCTTCGCTTCTGGCGATGGCCATAAACTCTATTGGCCTTTCTGCCCGATCTTTTACGGCCGCTCAGGCTGGGATTGTAACAGATGAGCATCATTGTAATGCGCGAATTATCACCATAACACCTACCCCGATAGAAGATGCGCTTAACGCAGGGGAGATTGCGGTTGTTGCTGGCTTCCAAGGCGTTAATCGAAAAGGTCAGGTAACCACCCTTGGTCGTGGGGGGTCAGATACGACTGCCGTGGCTCTAGCAGCTGCACTGAAAGCTGACAGATGTGAGATATATTCTGATGTCGAGGGGGTATTTACAGCAGATCCGAGAATAGTGCCTAAGGCACGGTTGCTCGAATCAATACCAATCGACCATATGCTCGAGCTATCAACTGCTGGTGCACGTATTTTAAGTTTACGTTCAGTCGTTTTTGCAAAGAGACACAATGTTTCAGTCAAGGTTGGATCAACGTTTTCTGATACATCCGGAACAATACTGTGTAACGAAGGAGAAGCAATGGAAGAGCCTGTTATAACCGGTATTGCAACAGACACAAGTCAGGCAAGAATTACGATTGTTGGCTTGCCTGACATTCCAGGAAGTGCAGCTGAGGTATTCTCTGCTCTGTCTGTTGCAGAGGTGGCAGTGGATAACATAGTACAGAACTTTTCCTCAAGTAATACAGGTTTTATAGACTTATCCTTTACATCACCTAAGGCCCAAGGTCCAGCGGTTACGAGCGCCCTTCGAGAAAATCAGACGCGAATCGGGTATAAGGATCTTCAGTACGATGATGAAGTTGGCAAAATAACCGTTGTGGGTTCTGGAATTCAACATTCTGCTGATATATCCGCTCAGCTCTTTCGGTTATTATCTGATGCCAAAGTAAATGTAGAAATGATATCTACCAGTGAGATGCGAATCTCTTTTGTTGTAAGGGCCAATGTTGTAGCAGAGGTTGCTCGTTTAATTCACACTTCCTTTGGCCTCGATGCTGACCTGCGTGCAGTTGTGCACTCTGAAGGCCGTGTATGA
- a CDS encoding transglycosylase domain-containing protein, producing the protein MVPALAFATFAISREVNKSLPSFLDADDLSQKSVIYGINRQTGKPVEIASFYTQNRIDVSLDEISLFVRDAAIAVEDPRFYTNHGVDLTGSFRALLSNLLSGGGSIQGGSSITQQYVKNMLLQRCEIISPVKPSKPEVKSSERDKEIYARALKKYNTDVARRSKCIRDVVGVSLQRKIREVFLALQVNRNLSKNTVLRNYLNIVNYGGSIYGIEAASRYYFSKHAKDLTLPEAATLIGIINSPSVLRIDRPDNPNNGKKNGYRQAKARRDYVLKRMLVIGKITEDQYKKAEKTQIEPRITYPEYGCAPAGNAAFFCDYIQHLILDNSAFGKTRAERKFSLMRGGYRIYTTLDIALQNKAAEAMSNYFPSFVRGLSAGAALVTVEPGTGNLLAMVQNTKYSQDPAVLEDPSYSAVNLSTDFDYGGSSGFQVGSTYKLFTLIAWLRAGKSLNTVVDSAYDRNKQSKAFSLGDFKNTCTDPGALKPYRGAYEVKNAAGTKNFTVMNATKQSVNTAYMAMALQLDLCDVKKAALDTGLAPANIASGEDLISSPSSILGINQISPLKMAEAYATIAAGGRHCPTRAIIKILDRHGKEVPIPRTDCKDVISQDVNAATAWALKQVITGGTATQANPRDGIEHIAKTGTTDNAADSWIIGGSTKAVTAIWTGVTTNRANFSQYGRYLRGKAGVYPFYNVRYLIWREVMRYADSLYPGSRFPAPDPKYLVMTNVIVPNVIGMTKEEAKLALEQIGLVYEEKPGEEVTNDQTVTNTDPSPGSSVPQGTSVTVMYASDQSFTIPNVIGMTKEEAVRLLSGQKLNISEIKVSSPTLAGKVISVLPGVGTSISSNSVITITVGKRD; encoded by the coding sequence ATGGTACCGGCACTAGCTTTCGCGACCTTTGCGATCAGCAGAGAAGTTAACAAGAGTCTCCCATCCTTTCTTGATGCAGACGATTTATCTCAGAAATCTGTTATTTATGGGATAAATCGCCAAACTGGCAAACCCGTGGAGATTGCAAGTTTCTACACTCAAAACCGCATTGACGTGTCGCTTGATGAAATTTCACTCTTCGTAAGAGACGCGGCAATTGCTGTGGAAGATCCCCGTTTTTACACTAATCACGGGGTTGATTTAACCGGCTCATTCAGGGCGTTGTTATCAAACCTCCTGAGTGGCGGTGGCTCGATTCAAGGTGGCTCGTCCATTACGCAACAATATGTGAAGAATATGCTCCTTCAGAGGTGTGAAATTATATCGCCAGTAAAACCATCTAAGCCCGAGGTAAAAAGTTCCGAAAGGGACAAAGAGATATACGCACGAGCTTTGAAAAAATACAATACTGATGTTGCTCGGCGCTCTAAGTGTATACGTGATGTTGTTGGCGTAAGCCTACAGAGAAAAATACGTGAAGTATTTCTTGCATTGCAGGTAAATAGGAATCTAAGTAAAAATACTGTTCTTAGAAATTACCTTAACATCGTGAATTATGGAGGCTCCATTTATGGAATAGAGGCGGCCAGTAGGTACTATTTCAGTAAGCATGCCAAGGATTTAACCCTTCCCGAGGCAGCAACACTGATTGGCATAATAAATAGCCCCTCCGTCCTCCGTATAGATAGGCCAGATAATCCGAATAATGGCAAAAAAAATGGTTATCGGCAAGCAAAGGCTCGCCGAGACTACGTCTTAAAAAGGATGCTTGTTATCGGAAAGATAACAGAAGATCAGTATAAGAAAGCTGAGAAAACCCAGATTGAACCTCGTATAACTTACCCAGAGTACGGATGTGCACCGGCGGGTAACGCTGCATTTTTCTGTGATTATATCCAACATCTTATTCTGGATAATAGTGCATTCGGCAAAACCCGTGCAGAACGTAAATTCAGTCTGATGCGTGGTGGATATCGGATATATACAACCCTGGATATTGCCCTACAAAATAAAGCTGCAGAAGCTATGAGTAATTATTTTCCCTCATTTGTAAGGGGTCTTTCTGCGGGTGCCGCACTGGTAACCGTTGAGCCGGGGACAGGTAACCTTCTTGCAATGGTTCAGAATACAAAATACAGTCAGGACCCCGCTGTTCTCGAAGACCCGAGCTACAGTGCGGTAAACCTGAGTACGGACTTTGATTACGGTGGATCAAGCGGATTTCAAGTAGGGTCGACCTACAAATTATTTACCCTTATTGCTTGGCTTAGAGCTGGAAAGAGTCTGAATACGGTGGTTGATTCTGCATACGACAGAAACAAACAGTCCAAAGCGTTTTCGCTCGGAGATTTCAAAAATACCTGCACAGACCCCGGGGCTCTCAAGCCATACAGGGGAGCATATGAAGTGAAAAACGCAGCTGGGACAAAAAATTTTACTGTAATGAATGCCACCAAACAGTCTGTTAACACCGCCTACATGGCAATGGCGCTTCAGCTTGATCTTTGCGACGTTAAGAAAGCAGCCTTGGATACGGGGCTTGCGCCGGCGAACATAGCTTCCGGGGAGGATCTTATTTCATCGCCTTCATCCATTCTTGGCATAAATCAAATTTCTCCACTCAAAATGGCTGAGGCTTATGCGACAATTGCAGCAGGGGGACGACATTGTCCTACAAGAGCAATAATAAAAATTCTCGATAGACATGGTAAAGAGGTGCCAATACCGAGGACTGACTGCAAAGACGTGATATCGCAAGACGTCAATGCAGCAACTGCATGGGCATTAAAACAAGTAATAACCGGCGGCACGGCAACTCAGGCTAATCCGCGTGATGGTATTGAACATATAGCAAAGACAGGCACAACAGACAATGCGGCTGATTCATGGATCATAGGGGGCAGCACAAAGGCCGTTACAGCAATATGGACCGGCGTAACAACAAACCGAGCAAACTTCTCGCAATACGGTAGGTACCTGAGAGGGAAAGCAGGTGTGTACCCTTTCTATAACGTCAGATATCTTATTTGGCGGGAGGTTATGCGTTACGCAGATTCCTTATATCCGGGGTCAAGATTTCCAGCTCCTGACCCAAAGTATCTGGTTATGACAAACGTAATAGTTCCAAACGTAATAGGTATGACCAAAGAAGAAGCGAAACTTGCATTAGAGCAAATCGGGTTGGTATACGAGGAAAAGCCTGGGGAGGAGGTCACAAATGATCAGACTGTGACCAATACAGATCCATCGCCTGGCAGTTCTGTCCCTCAGGGCACAAGCGTTACCGTAATGTATGCATCAGATCAGTCATTTACCATTCCAAACGTAATAGGTATGACCAAAGAAGAAGCGGTACGCTTGCTCTCGGGGCAGAAGCTAAATATAAGCGAAATAAAGGTTTCTAGCCCAACCTTGGCAGGCAAGGTAATCTCTGTTCTTCCCGGGGTTGGCACATCAATTAGCTCTAATTCAGTGATAACAATAACTGTTGGTAAGCGAGACTAG
- the rplJ gene encoding 50S ribosomal protein L10: protein MTKQETVKHLVGVLSDAQAIVFTEYRGLSAAQLRALRILLRGDASYLIAKNTLARIAAQQVGFNDFAEFLRGPTAIVAVDGDIVSVAKSLRKFAETDGLLKIKGCFVDGQVFGSEHVKRLAELESREVILAKIASVTKGALSSALGLVSAPLSSAARVFVAMKNTF from the coding sequence TTGACGAAGCAGGAAACCGTTAAACACTTGGTTGGTGTCCTTTCGGATGCGCAGGCCATTGTGTTCACCGAGTATAGGGGTCTTTCTGCAGCCCAGCTTCGCGCTTTGCGCATTCTCCTGCGTGGAGATGCCAGTTATCTTATTGCGAAGAATACACTTGCTAGAATTGCGGCTCAGCAGGTCGGTTTTAACGATTTTGCCGAGTTTCTGAGGGGCCCTACTGCGATTGTTGCAGTAGATGGTGATATCGTTTCAGTAGCCAAAAGCTTGAGGAAGTTCGCGGAGACTGACGGGCTGCTAAAGATAAAGGGCTGCTTTGTTGATGGCCAGGTTTTTGGCTCTGAACACGTGAAACGGCTTGCTGAGCTTGAGAGTCGCGAGGTTATTCTCGCAAAAATTGCGAGTGTCACTAAGGGAGCTTTGTCGAGTGCACTCGGTCTTGTGTCTGCGCCCTTGTCGAGTGCTGCGAGAGTCTTTGTTGCTATGAAGAATACCTTTTGA
- a CDS encoding metallophosphoesterase produces the protein MGYKKIVLKAATLGLGAAGIWAICFERNLFTLRHFRIPVLKKGSKPIRILHLSDIHITSCQGGKKNWLQSLAQLKPDFIINTGDNLGHAQGFGIFCDSMRSFCGIPGAFVNGSNDYFEPYFKNPFAYLFGHSKTKASAKALDTDRLRGFLTGEMKWIDLNNRQSHIRINGSVIKLIGVDDPHCGYDKLEEVLPVRGSSDVVLGLTHAPYRRVLDAYAKSGVHVIFAGHTHGGQVNLFGALTTNCDLPRFQAKGLSGWHSETSTSWLHVSAGVGTSVYAPFRFACKPEASLIELV, from the coding sequence ATGGGATACAAGAAGATAGTTTTGAAGGCAGCTACCCTGGGGCTGGGTGCTGCGGGAATATGGGCTATTTGTTTCGAGCGGAATCTGTTTACTCTTCGGCATTTTAGAATTCCGGTTCTGAAAAAGGGTAGTAAGCCCATTCGCATACTGCACCTGTCTGATATTCATATCACATCATGTCAGGGGGGTAAGAAAAATTGGCTTCAGTCCCTTGCGCAGCTCAAGCCTGATTTTATTATCAATACAGGTGATAACTTGGGTCATGCACAAGGCTTTGGGATATTTTGCGACTCAATGCGCAGTTTCTGCGGAATACCGGGAGCCTTTGTCAATGGATCAAACGACTATTTCGAGCCGTATTTTAAGAATCCATTTGCCTATCTGTTTGGACACAGTAAGACTAAGGCATCTGCCAAGGCACTTGATACGGATAGACTGCGCGGGTTCTTGACAGGCGAGATGAAATGGATAGATCTAAATAATCGGCAATCACACATCAGGATAAACGGTTCCGTGATAAAGCTCATTGGAGTTGATGATCCGCACTGTGGTTACGACAAACTTGAGGAAGTGCTGCCGGTAAGAGGCAGCTCTGATGTTGTACTCGGGCTTACGCACGCACCATACAGAAGGGTGCTTGACGCGTACGCAAAGTCGGGTGTTCATGTTATTTTTGCCGGTCATACACACGGCGGGCAGGTAAACCTGTTTGGGGCACTAACTACAAATTGTGACTTACCCAGATTCCAGGCAAAGGGCCTGAGCGGATGGCATTCTGAAACGAGCACCTCGTGGCTGCACGTTTCCGCTGGTGTTGGAACATCGGTTTACGCCCCGTTTCGGTTTGCATGTAAACCTGAAGCGTCATTGATAGAGCTTGTTTAG
- the rplL gene encoding 50S ribosomal protein L7/L12: MAKITTDELIESFKEMTLIELSEFVSKFEEVFKVTAAAPVAAAAAPVEPAAEAAPEKTTFDVILEAAGDKKIQVIKEVRTITGLGLGEAKALVDGVPSKVLEGANKDAADAAKAQLEAAGAQVSVK, encoded by the coding sequence ATGGCAAAAATTACAACTGATGAGCTGATTGAAAGTTTTAAGGAAATGACTCTTATCGAGTTGAGCGAGTTTGTTTCCAAATTCGAAGAGGTTTTTAAGGTAACAGCTGCTGCGCCTGTTGCTGCAGCTGCTGCGCCTGTTGAGCCTGCGGCGGAAGCTGCACCGGAAAAAACTACTTTCGACGTTATTCTCGAAGCTGCGGGTGACAAAAAAATACAGGTTATCAAGGAGGTACGGACAATAACCGGCCTGGGTCTTGGTGAGGCGAAGGCGCTCGTGGACGGTGTCCCATCGAAAGTGCTTGAGGGGGCAAATAAGGATGCTGCCGATGCTGCAAAAGCTCAGCTCGAAGCTGCTGGTGCACAGGTGAGTGTGAAGTAA
- the dnaX gene encoding DNA polymerase III subunit gamma/tau, with protein sequence MMRSEQALYRRYRPEVFSEMVGQDGVTGLLSSALDNNRLGHAYLFSGPRGCGKTTSARVFARCLNCVNGPTSSPCGKCQSCIDLGRSGNGSLDVIEIDAASHNGVDDARALRERAIFAPAQSRFRIFILDEAHMVTTQGFNALLKIVEEPPAHVKFIFATTEPEKVLGTIRSRTFSYPFALVSASVMQPYIADICNKEKIRVEDGVLPLVVRAGGGSVRDTLSILDQLMVGKCITYESTVGLLRLAPDILLYDLFLAIAEDDGATAFASIEKVVEAGYEPVQFIEDLMSWVKDMTLAVCNAEGVFDSYAPEKVERIFALSKRFSLKDLDAMAEILFSRSNRLSGPISPRLLLEIMLASLLLAVGKSKLQVSDRVSDTQRQKGYPGNLLHNWSRVLDALKSETANMLQHSKPLRLTGSSLTIGMPQEILSRFVANKAAIDDLKSVLYKITGVQLRLSGKPIDDPDNTVKTPSSCLDNGTVTDNSGHKNTEVDDAETKEKPDNPITGEAVLVQAGAKLISEEEQ encoded by the coding sequence ATGATGAGGAGTGAGCAGGCTCTTTATAGGCGTTATCGACCCGAGGTGTTTTCTGAGATGGTCGGGCAAGACGGTGTTACCGGCCTGTTATCTTCTGCCCTTGATAACAATCGTTTGGGTCATGCCTATCTTTTTAGTGGACCAAGAGGCTGCGGGAAGACTACCTCTGCCAGAGTTTTTGCACGATGCCTTAACTGTGTAAATGGTCCAACTTCTAGTCCGTGTGGAAAGTGTCAAAGTTGTATTGATTTAGGTCGAAGCGGTAACGGGTCACTTGATGTGATTGAGATTGACGCTGCAAGTCATAACGGTGTCGATGACGCCCGGGCCTTGCGTGAACGGGCCATTTTTGCTCCGGCGCAGAGTCGGTTTAGGATTTTTATACTTGACGAGGCGCATATGGTAACAACTCAAGGGTTCAATGCGCTTTTGAAGATTGTCGAAGAGCCTCCGGCGCATGTAAAGTTCATCTTTGCCACCACTGAGCCTGAAAAAGTGCTCGGAACAATACGATCAAGGACGTTTTCTTACCCATTTGCTCTTGTTTCCGCAAGTGTTATGCAGCCATATATTGCGGATATATGCAATAAAGAAAAAATAAGAGTAGAAGATGGGGTACTGCCACTTGTAGTTCGTGCTGGCGGGGGTTCAGTAAGGGACACATTGTCAATACTTGATCAGCTCATGGTTGGAAAGTGCATTACCTACGAAAGTACGGTTGGGCTTCTGCGTCTGGCACCAGATATTCTGCTCTACGACCTGTTTTTGGCAATTGCAGAGGATGATGGAGCGACTGCTTTTGCATCTATTGAAAAAGTTGTGGAAGCCGGGTATGAGCCCGTACAGTTCATCGAAGATCTAATGTCCTGGGTAAAGGATATGACTCTTGCTGTTTGTAATGCAGAAGGTGTATTTGACTCCTATGCTCCCGAGAAGGTTGAAAGAATATTTGCACTATCCAAGCGATTTAGCCTTAAGGATCTTGATGCTATGGCGGAGATTTTGTTTTCTCGGTCGAACAGGCTGTCGGGTCCAATTTCACCAAGACTTTTATTAGAGATTATGCTTGCCAGTTTATTACTGGCCGTTGGTAAAAGTAAACTGCAGGTCTCTGATAGAGTTTCCGACACGCAGCGTCAAAAGGGTTACCCTGGTAATCTCTTGCATAATTGGTCAAGGGTCTTAGACGCTTTAAAGAGCGAAACTGCAAATATGCTGCAACACTCAAAGCCCTTGCGATTGACTGGAAGTTCATTGACAATCGGTATGCCCCAGGAGATTTTGTCTCGGTTTGTTGCGAATAAAGCTGCTATCGATGACCTAAAGAGTGTTCTTTACAAGATAACGGGTGTTCAGCTGCGCCTGTCAGGAAAGCCCATTGATGATCCGGATAACACCGTTAAAACCCCGAGTTCCTGTCTAGATAATGGCACTGTAACTGATAATAGCGGACACAAAAACACTGAGGTTGACGATGCAGAAACAAAGGAAAAACCTGATAACCCAATTACGGGGGAGGCTGTTCTGGTGCAGGCTGGTGCAAAACTTATCTCAGAAGAGGAGCAGTAG
- a CDS encoding aspartate-semialdehyde dehydrogenase codes for MTSLAIIGATGQVGIILRSLIVERHFPVDSIRFFASYEGRTLDFYGKKVPVETLIDKDFSGIDIAIFSAGANVSRNFAPQFAKAGALVVDNSSAFRMDPGTPLVVSQVNPDQILQTKTGIVANPNCTTMISMPVLKPLHDVFSLKRVVFSTYQAVSGSGFAGINELITQTLHVAPKMSDLLYGGCDFPASKVYPNPIAFNAIPVAGSIAGDFETEEEKKLRDESRKILNIPDLLVSATCVRIPVFTGHSLAIHAEFENPISPGQAGQILSKADGVELCDVPNPISATGKNVTLVGRLRTDQSVPHNMGLVMFISGDNLRKGAALNALEIAEFALKSQ; via the coding sequence ATGACATCGCTGGCAATTATCGGGGCTACGGGGCAGGTTGGTATCATCCTGCGCTCACTTATCGTCGAAAGGCATTTTCCGGTTGATTCAATCCGCTTCTTTGCATCCTATGAAGGTAGAACTCTAGATTTCTATGGCAAGAAAGTACCGGTTGAAACACTTATTGATAAGGATTTTTCGGGAATAGACATTGCCATTTTTTCCGCGGGTGCAAATGTATCACGTAATTTTGCCCCGCAATTTGCAAAGGCTGGCGCACTGGTTGTTGACAACTCTTCAGCCTTCCGTATGGACCCCGGCACCCCGCTGGTTGTCAGTCAGGTAAATCCCGATCAGATCCTGCAAACAAAAACTGGTATTGTTGCGAATCCGAATTGTACAACCATGATCAGTATGCCGGTTCTAAAACCCTTGCATGATGTATTTTCCCTGAAACGTGTTGTGTTCTCTACTTATCAGGCCGTCTCGGGGTCAGGGTTTGCAGGTATAAACGAACTTATCACACAAACCCTTCATGTCGCCCCAAAGATGTCTGATCTTTTATATGGAGGGTGTGACTTCCCTGCCTCAAAGGTATACCCTAATCCGATAGCGTTTAATGCCATTCCGGTCGCTGGCAGCATTGCAGGCGATTTTGAGACAGAAGAAGAAAAAAAGTTACGTGATGAGTCAAGAAAAATACTCAATATTCCGGATTTACTGGTATCTGCAACATGCGTTCGCATTCCGGTTTTTACAGGTCATTCTCTTGCAATTCACGCCGAATTTGAAAACCCAATATCACCCGGACAGGCAGGGCAGATCCTTTCTAAAGCTGACGGTGTTGAACTTTGCGATGTACCAAACCCGATAAGTGCAACAGGCAAGAACGTTACGCTTGTCGGTAGGCTACGAACGGATCAATCAGTTCCCCATAATATGGGCCTTGTTATGTTCATCTCTGGTGATAATTTGCGTAAAGGTGCCGCGTTAAATGCGCTTGAAATAGCTGAGTTTGCCCTAAAATCACAATAG
- the recR gene encoding recombination mediator RecR produces the protein MYVRIVQDLIRELGKLPGIGPKSAQRITFFILQNPSFDIDRLSETLQSVRKQVQFCKVCGNFSEEDECVICSDPRRDRGVICVVEEPKDVVAIEKTREFSGLYHVLGGAISPIDGVGPDDLNIRQLLQRLADGTITEVVLATDPNMEGEATASYIARVISAMRIRVSKLASGLPVGSDLEYADEITLGRALEGRQYIN, from the coding sequence ATGTATGTTCGCATAGTTCAGGATCTAATACGTGAGCTTGGCAAGCTACCCGGCATAGGTCCGAAGTCTGCACAGCGCATTACCTTCTTCATTTTGCAGAACCCGAGTTTTGATATCGACAGGCTATCTGAGACTCTCCAGTCTGTTAGAAAACAGGTGCAGTTCTGTAAGGTTTGTGGCAATTTCTCGGAAGAAGATGAGTGTGTAATTTGCTCGGATCCGAGGCGTGATAGGGGGGTAATTTGCGTTGTTGAAGAGCCAAAGGATGTTGTTGCAATAGAGAAAACGCGCGAATTTTCTGGCCTGTACCATGTTCTGGGGGGTGCAATCAGCCCAATAGATGGGGTAGGCCCTGATGACCTTAACATAAGGCAGCTTTTACAGCGGCTGGCCGATGGCACAATAACAGAGGTTGTTCTGGCGACAGACCCAAATATGGAAGGCGAGGCGACGGCAAGCTATATAGCAAGGGTCATTTCAGCTATGCGAATAAGAGTTTCTAAACTTGCCTCAGGCCTCCCGGTTGGAAGTGATCTTGAATACGCGGACGAAATTACCCTCGGTAGGGCACTCGAGGGTAGGCAATATATAAATTAA